A genomic stretch from Octopus sinensis linkage group LG14, ASM634580v1, whole genome shotgun sequence includes:
- the LOC115218753 gene encoding uncharacterized protein LOC115218753, with protein sequence MTKTKFKLPASDEIDWYDLQGKGVTFHNCLRNTTTTKLMLEEPFLKISKERANDQPLPFHQKTMVNYKNAHKFSEHDNRNIFDTDSAFFDFGRRCAGRRQVNGENFFNQIKSNLPLRMDDTDVIPISTYSASFQRLGHLRQSVSYRRFPKKYPNLQPGATKLGTDTTTWYASTDEHKDSSQLLRNSLPICTKGNLWKFSYRGSTNVYPT encoded by the exons TATGACCTCCAAGGAAAAGGTGTTACCTTCCACAACTGCTTAAGAAACACTACTACCACAAAACTGATGCTAGAAGAACCATTTCTGAAAATATCAAAAGAGAGAGCAAATGATCAGCCCTTACCATTTCACCAGAAAACAATG GTTAATTATAAAAATGCCCATAAGTTTTCTGAACATgacaacagaaatatttttgataCAGATTCGGCATTCTTTGATTTT GGAAGACGTTGTGCTGGACGAAGGCAGGTTAATGGAGAAAATTTTTTCAATCAAATTAAAAGCAATCTACCACTTAGAATGGATGACACAGATGTGATACCAATCTCTACATATTCGGCATCATTCCAAAGATTAGGGCATTTACGTCAGTCGGTGTCCTATAGGCGTTTTCCTAAAAAATATCCTAATTTGCAACCTGGAGCAACAAAATTGGGAACAGATACAACAACTTGGTATGCTTCCACAGATGAACACAAAGATTCCTCACAATTACTACGAAATAGTCTCCCAATTTGTACCAAAGGAAACTTATGGAAGTTTTCATATAGAGGATCAACAAATGTTTATCCAACTTAA